TTAGGGCACCGAGCCTCACTACTTCTCAAGCTATAGCAGTATTGCCAAAATCAACACCCTATACAGGGTGCCACCGCCCGCACCGCCCCGTCGCGGCTCTCCAACTACTGCCAGATCCTTGAGGACTCCTTCAAGATCTCCGGCACCCTGGACGCCGTGACCCC
The nucleotide sequence above comes from Fundidesulfovibrio putealis DSM 16056. Encoded proteins:
- a CDS encoding SU10 major capsid protein, producing MQGATARTAPSRLSNYCQILEDSFKISGTLDAVTP